In Triticum urartu cultivar G1812 chromosome 6, Tu2.1, whole genome shotgun sequence, the following proteins share a genomic window:
- the LOC125514230 gene encoding ADP-ribosylation factor-like, with protein sequence MGQAFRKLFDAFFGNSEMRVVMLGLDAAGKTTILYKLHIGEVLSTVPTIGFNVEKVQYKNVLFTVWDVGGQEKLRPLWRHYFNNTDGLIYVVDSLDRERIGKAKAEFQTIINDPFMLNSVILVFANKQDMKGAMTPMEVCEGLGLYDLKNRVWHIQGSCALKGDGLYEGLDWLSSTLKDLQASGRLPSGGT encoded by the exons ATGGGGCAGGCGTTCCGCAAACTGTTCGATGCCTTCTTCGGCAACAGCGAGATGAGG GTCGTGATGCTTGGGCTGGATGCAGCGGGCAAGACCACCATCCTGTACAAGCTGCACATCGGGGAGGTCCTCTCGACTGTCCCTACGATTG GGTTCAATGTTGAGAAAGTTCAGTACAAGAACGTGCTGTTTACAGTGTGGGATGTTGGTGGCCAGGAGAAGTTGAGACCCTTGTGGAGACATTACTTTAATAACACAGATGGATTG ATCTACGTGGTTGATTCATTGGATAGGGAGAGAATTGGAAAAGCCAAAGCAGAGTTTCAG ACAATAATCAACGATCCTTTCATGCTTAACAGTGTCATATTGGTATTTGCCAATAAACAAGATATG AAAGGGGCGATGACACCAATGGAGGTGTGCGAAGGCCTTGGCCTCTATGATTTGAAGAACCGCGTCTGGCACATCCAAGGTTCCTGTGCCCTCAAAGGTGATGGTCTTTATGAGGGCTTGGACTGGCTGTCAAGTACTCTGAAGGATCTGCAAGCGTCCGGTCGCCTACCCTCAGGAGGGACCTAA